The window GTAAGACTTTTTCCCGGCGACCATGTTGTCCCAGAACGCATCAATGTTTCGGGCCTTGGGCAGAACAACGCCCATGCCGGAAAAGACGATTCTCTGGCCATTGGGATCATGGTCAAGGTCTGTAAAAATTTTGCGGGGCAGAGTCGCGTAGTCCCCGTTGAACTCGCTGACCACGGTATGGTAGTTAATCCCCCCGAATCCATAGGAGCTTACCGCTGCCATGCGCGGGCCGGTGGCGGGCGTCTGCCAGGGCTTCGGGCTCTCCAGGATAAACAGGGATGACCCGGGAATGTCGATTTTGGGAGAAATTGTTGCAAACGCCCCGTTGGGAGGCAGAACCTGATGGTTTATCGCCAGCAGCGTTTTGATCATTCCGGCCATGCCGGCAGCTCCCAGCAGATGGCCGATCTGGGACTTAATGGATGAAACCCCGATGGATCCGTTTCGGTCATACACCTGGCGCAGGGTCTCCATCTCCACGGCATCCCCCACCTTGGTGCCGGTGCCGTGGGCTTCAATGAACTGCACCATTCCGGGGGAGAATTGTGTTTTTATCTTTTCATGGCAGCGCTGGAACGCCAATCGCTGTCCCTCTTTATCAGGGGCGGCAATGCCTTTGCCCTTTCCGTCGGAAGAGGCGGCAATACCCTTGATGACCCCAAGAATGGAATCATTTTCCCGGATGGCATCTTTGAGGCGTTTCAGAACCAGGACGCCGGCCCCTTCGCCCAGGGTAAAGCCGTCAGCCCGTTCATCAAAGGGATATGATCCGTTGGCAGACAGGGTGCCCATCTTGCAGAATCCCACAAAGGATTCCGGTGTGAGGTTCGTGTTGACACCGCCTGCGATGACCATGTCATGGGTTCCGCTTAACAATTCATGGATGCCGCACTCAATGGCGGCAAGGGCTGTGGCGCATGCGGCATCAACCACGTAATTGGTGCCGGTAAGGCCCAAATGGTGTGAAATGCGGGCCGCTTCCATGTTCAAGGTGACGCCGTGCACGGGTTCGTAAAGAGAGCCCTGGGACATTTTTACGCGCAACTGGTTAATGATTTGATCCTGTTCGCCCTGGGGCAGTGCATTGAATTCAGGAGTGCTGCGCAGGTACTGTTTAACCTCGGGAAAAAAGTATTTAAAATGCAGGTCCGATGCCATTTCATTGCCAAGGCATGTGGCCACAACAACGGCCGTGCGGCTCTGTTTATCCGCTGCAATCCGACGATCCTGGGTTAACAGATTTGCGTTTTCCACTGCCTGATAGGCCGCATGAAGCAGCATCTGCTGGCTGCGGGACAATTTGGATGCCTTGGCCGGCGTATACCCGAACCGTTCATTGTCAAACTCAAAATCATTCACCAGGCCTGCGATCTTTGTATAAGACTTGTCTAAGGCTTTGGGATCAGGATCATAGTACAGGGTTTTTTCCCAGCGGTTGTCAGGCACCTCGGAAATACTGTATTTCTTGTCAAGGATATTCTGCCAGAAGGTCTCTGTGTCATGGGCGTCGGGAAACACGCATCCCATGCCCACCACGGCGATTTCATCATTGATCTGGCCGTCCGGGGAAAAAAGAAGTTCAAGGGCGTCGAGGCGGGCAACAAGCCTATCCTTTTGCAGGAATAATTTGCTATGAATTTCGGCAATGGTGGTCTGTTCTTCAAAGAACAAAAGGCCTTCTCCGGTCATGAAATTGCCGTTTGCCCGCTGTTCTTCTTCGGTGTATACAATCCATTGACCGTTGTTTTTATGTCCGAAATCAGGGGTCTTACCTTTGGCACTGATGAGAAGTGATCCTAAGTTATCTTTCTCAAAGGCGCTTTTGCGTGAGCCTAAATTCATGGTGTCATCGGCCAGACGGCAATGTTCATTTTTCATCATCTGGCCGGCAAAGACCGTGTCTGCGGTGCGGCAGGGAAGGCCCACGGTGGATCCGATGATGGTGGTGCGCTGGTGGGACCGGACCACCTGCTGGTAGACGGGTGTCAAGGCACCGGTATCAATAATCTCTTTGGTGAACAGGTAGGCCGTGCCCAGTTGAATGCCGACCCTTACCCCTTCCCGGGCCAGAAGCGCGGCCATGGCAGATATGAAATGGGAACCTTCGGCGCTGATAATGCCCCCGGCAAAAAGCACGCTCATATTGGGGCGTTGATCCGAAGGAAGATCCAGCATGGATTCAATGCTCAGTTCCCACAGGATGGTGCTGGACAGACTGCCGATATGACCGCCGGCTTCATTTCCTTCCAGGATAAAACGTCTGGTCCCTTTTTCAAATGCGTTTTTCAGCACGCCCGGCATGGGGGTATGAAGATATGCGCGTGTGCCGCAGGCTTCCAGTTCATTGATTTGGGAGGGAATGCCGCCGGCAAAAAGCGCAAAGGGCGTCTTCTTTTTCTTAATCAGGTCCAGGTGATGATCCAGGGTGGGGTTAAAAGCTTTAATACCGATCATGCCGGCGCCAAACACGGGCAGCTCATCTGATTTTTCCGGCAGGATCTGGTCTGCGATCTCCACGGGAAGACTGCCCAGGGCAAAGAAAGGCAGACCGCCGTTTTCATAAACAGCCCTTGCGAATGCCTTGTTTTCGGAAATGTTGGCCATGGGGCCCTGGGTGATGGGAAAACGGGTTCCATGGTCCTGTGCCAGGGATGTGTTTTCCGTCAGGGGATCAAATTGTTCCACAGCATTCAGGGCTTTTCCCACAAACGTGAACAGGGCATGGATGATCTGGACCAGCCGGCTGCCGCGCTTTTTAAAGTGACGGGCAAACACCGCGTCCTGGCCAAGATAGAACAGGGACTGCATGGGTGTATCATGATCCTGGCCCAGGGATGCCATATTCTGTTCAAGTGCGGTGTCAATGAACTCCAGCCCCTGACCTTCTGCCTTTTTAATGCAAATCTTTTTGATCAGGTCCTGGACAATCTTTGTCCCGGGCTTGGCAAAGACCCGGTGCTGTGTGTTGCCGCCCCGGTCCAGGATAACGGTGTCGGTCTCTTCCATTTTTTCAAGGACCGCTTTAAAGCTTTCTGAAACCGGAGCATCTTCGGCCAGGTAGAGCTGGCTGTCCAGAACCAGGCCTGCGGCACCGGATGCAAAAAAGCCCGGAGCCGTGTGAAAGCCCACACCACCGTGGACAAAATACGGCAGGTTGCTTTTTTGCACATAATACTGGCTTAACATGAAGCTTGACGCAGAAGATGTTCTGCCCCCGGCCTCCCGGCCTTTTAAAATCATCCCATGGGGGTTGATCTCTTTGATGATGGTCTCAAGTCCGGGTTCGTAAATTTCAACCATGAAAATTTCAGCATTAACCGCTTGCCTTTTGGCAAGGGATTCCGGGCTATGATACGCAACGATGACACATTCGGGTAAATTGTCCGGGTGCTGTTCAAAATAATCCCAGATATGTTGATCTTCGGCATAAATGCGTATACCATGGCGCAAATTTTGATTTTTAAGCTGGGACAAAAGATCAGAAAGTTTAGACGCGCCTATAAATTCTGTATCCAGAACAGGCATTGCACCGGCCTGCCAGATGTTTTTAAAAAAATCAAGGTTATATGTTTTGGGCGGATGATATGCCAGAAGGGGTAAACGGGTGGTCAGTACTCTATTCAGCACAGGGCTTCTCCTCTTAGGTTGTGTTTGAACGGCTGGTTTTAGAGGGGCACATGCCCGCAAAGCGACCCATCTGTGACGTTGTAAAAAACTTGCAAGATTCACAACCCGGGGGGGGGGGGGTGATTCCGACTGCAATTTTTTCTGGGCCTTGCATGTGGACAACTGTTTGCCCAGACACTGGGTGCCGTTCAGAGATAAAGTTCCTTCGCAAAATGCTACAAAGATCGTGCCACCCCTTGGATCAAAACTTTAATAGCCTGATTTCACGAATAAAAAAAAATCCTTACCCATAAATAAAATTTAAATTGCATGGCATTGTACAAAAAACGCATTCGTGCCATACATTATATGAACAAGCAAAGGAACAACCATTGGACTGTGGTAACGGAATTGGGAATATGAAACAAAACATCTCGTTGCTGCCCGAAGAACTCAATTTTTTTAAATGTGTGCACTACGCCAGTGCGGCCAACCCCTTCGGCAGGGAGCGGATTCTGCGGGAAGCTGAAATTGCAGGCGTTTCACCGGACAGCCCCAAAGAGATCAGGGTGCTCAAGGCATGCCAGGCCGTGGCTCATCATCTGGCCCAGGTGGAAGAGCGATGCGGCATCAATATCCATGCATTTAAGGGAGAGGAGAGGTATTTTTTACGCTCTGCACTGCTGTTTGACTATTTTCACCTGTTCAGAAAAAAAATCGACGCTCTGATCACAAGCCAGCTGGACAATGCAGAGACCTCTTTGGATGCGCCTTTTGCGCCCGAGGCCCTGACCCTTTTGCGCGGCTGGGGGTTCAGCATAGAGGAGAGCAGGCGTTTCATTGCCCTGGCGTATCAACTGCGCCGGGCCTATTATTTTATTTTCCGGCATCTGGTGGGACGCAGCCGCTGTATGCAGGAGCTGCGACGGGATCTGTGGCAGAACGTGTTCACCCATGACATCCTCATGTATGACCAGTACCTGTGGGACCGCATGGAAAATTTCTCCACCCTTCTGTTTGGAGAAACCGGCACGGGCAAGGGAACCGCCGCCCTGGCCATGGGGCGCTCCGGATATATTCCCTTTGACGAAAAGGAAAACAAGTTCACCCATAATTTTGTGAACACCTTTACCACGCTCAATATCAGCCAGTTTCCTGAAACCATCATTGAATCCGAGCTGTTCGGCCATGTGCGCGGCGCATTTACAGGGGCCGTCAAAGACCATAACGGGGTGTTCAGCCGGTGCAGCCCCAATGGCTCCATTCTTCTGGATGAAATCGGTGAGTTGTCCACCCATGTCCAGATAAAACTGCTCAATGTGCTCCAGGACCGGTCCTATTCTCCTGTGGGCAGCGATGAAAAACACCGTTTTCACGGCAGGATCATTGCCGCCACAAACCGCAGCATCCGGGAGATCCGGGAGAAAAAGATATTCAGGGATGATTTCTACTACCGCCTGTGTTCCGATATCATCACGGTGCCGCCCCTGCGCAAAAGGATTGCCCAGGATCCCGAAGAGCTGTCGGATCTTTTGACACATACGGTGACCCGCATTGTGGGCCAGCCTTCCCCGGAAATTGTCTCACGGGTGCTGGGCTATATTGAATCCAACCTGACCCTGTCATATCCCTGGCCGGGCAATGTGCGTGAACTGGAACAGTGTGTCCGGCGTGTGGTGTTGCGTAATGCCTATGAGACAGAGGAGGTGCCGGAACCCGCCTCCCAGACGGATTCCCTAACCCGGCAGATCCAGGAGGGCCGCCTCAGTGCCCAGGACCTGCTTATCCACTATTGCACCCGCCTGTATGAGAAGCACGACACCTATGAGGCTGTTGCCCGGATCGCCGGACTGGACCGGCGGACAGTTAAAAAATACATTGATTCCCAGGATCAGGTTTATTGATCGTCCCCCCCCGGTCAGGAGCGCCTCTTGTCGGCCACCTCCCACTCATGAATCGTGGTGGCTTCATTAATCTCTTCCCATCCCGTAATCATGCCTGCGATATGGCTGAACAGGGAATGCCCCGTTGTGGTCATATAGACATGCACAACCAGAAAGGAAAGCAGCAGAAATGCCACCAGGGTGTGGACCAGTGCCACAGGTGCCAGGGCATATGCCACGCCCCCCCAAAGGTTCCAGGTATAATAGAGCATGCCTGACAACATCTGGACCGGCAGCATCAAAGCGGACAACGCCAGATAGGTCAGACGCTGCAGGGGATTGTGCTTGGCACCGGGTGTTTTTTCAACCGGATGGGGTCTGCCCTGGAAGATGCCGTAGGCATAGTACAGGGCCACATCAATGAGTTTTCTGGTTGTGGGGATGTATTGACGCCACTCCCCGGTGGTGAAAAGCCAGAATACAAAAAAGGCAAAAAGCACCAGCCATGAAAGACCCACAAAATTATGAGCCGCCACTGCTGTTTCGTACCCCATCAGGGTGTAGGTGCCATGGATTTCAAAGCCTGTGATCAGAAGAAACATGATCATCGCCGCCTGCAGCCAGTGCCAGAATCTTTCATAACGGGTATACAGATATACTTTAACTGTTTTTGTCTGCCTCATGATATTATATTCCTTTCTCTAATGTTTTTCGTTTCTGGTGAAAAACCGTCCCAGGCCATGGAGGATGACACCGATCAGCGATCCCAGCACAAGGAGCCGGCCTGCCCAGTCCAGCATGACGGAACGATCCCGCCCCGGCATGTAAAACCCTGTCAGCCCGGCCAGGCGTCCGGTGTCTTTGACATGGCATTGGATGCAGGCAAGGACATTGTCCCTGGGGGCCACCATATGGGTGATGGGAAATACATAGGAGGTGTCAACAAAATCAAACTCGCCTGAATAGGGAAGGTCTAAATAATTCTGTCCGTAACGAATGGCCGCATCCCAGTCAAATCCTTTCCAGTAAGCCGCCGTATCTGTTTTATCCCGGGGAAACAGGTGGGGGGCCACAAGCTTTTTATTCACTTTATCATAGGGGATTTTACCCCGGTGAACCTTGAACGGAAAGATGCGCGACTTTTCATCAGCCATATCGCCGTCGGGTCTGCTCACCGCCACTTCGCCGGATGGATCAATGGTATCCTTCAAAGTGAGATGTTCTATGGATCCATTGAACC is drawn from uncultured Desulfobacter sp. and contains these coding sequences:
- a CDS encoding sigma 54-interacting transcriptional regulator — translated: MKQNISLLPEELNFFKCVHYASAANPFGRERILREAEIAGVSPDSPKEIRVLKACQAVAHHLAQVEERCGINIHAFKGEERYFLRSALLFDYFHLFRKKIDALITSQLDNAETSLDAPFAPEALTLLRGWGFSIEESRRFIALAYQLRRAYYFIFRHLVGRSRCMQELRRDLWQNVFTHDILMYDQYLWDRMENFSTLLFGETGTGKGTAALAMGRSGYIPFDEKENKFTHNFVNTFTTLNISQFPETIIESELFGHVRGAFTGAVKDHNGVFSRCSPNGSILLDEIGELSTHVQIKLLNVLQDRSYSPVGSDEKHRFHGRIIAATNRSIREIREKKIFRDDFYYRLCSDIITVPPLRKRIAQDPEELSDLLTHTVTRIVGQPSPEIVSRVLGYIESNLTLSYPWPGNVRELEQCVRRVVLRNAYETEEVPEPASQTDSLTRQIQEGRLSAQDLLIHYCTRLYEKHDTYEAVARIAGLDRRTVKKYIDSQDQVY
- a CDS encoding cytochrome b/b6 domain-containing protein, producing MRQTKTVKVYLYTRYERFWHWLQAAMIMFLLITGFEIHGTYTLMGYETAVAAHNFVGLSWLVLFAFFVFWLFTTGEWRQYIPTTRKLIDVALYYAYGIFQGRPHPVEKTPGAKHNPLQRLTYLALSALMLPVQMLSGMLYYTWNLWGGVAYALAPVALVHTLVAFLLLSFLVVHVYMTTTGHSLFSHIAGMITGWEEINEATTIHEWEVADKRRS